The Helicobacter mustelae genome has a segment encoding these proteins:
- a CDS encoding bifunctional riboflavin kinase/FAD synthetase translates to MRNFSYFCNEEIEELAIGKFDGVHLGHQRLLQELGSFGGVLIITQNPQKKSDGALSNLSWRQTWIKQKVFFLEFEAIKEWSGEEFLCFLKEHFKKLKKLVVGYDFCFGRARQYTSRDLCHLFDGDVVIVPEVIEKGIPVHTQKIKELLLLGELSLANLLLGRDYQIQGAVIKGQGLGRKSLYPTFNLRVQNYVIPKDGVYAGYVQDGEDRIACAIFVGVRSTDGAFSIEVHLLEKFREFGHMTLQFRERIRDNLSFANLKDLKKQITQDLQNIKNILKLDS, encoded by the coding sequence ATGAGGAATTTTTCTTATTTTTGCAACGAAGAGATTGAAGAGCTTGCCATTGGCAAATTTGATGGTGTGCATTTGGGACATCAGAGATTATTGCAAGAGCTAGGTAGCTTTGGTGGGGTTTTGATTATCACACAAAATCCGCAGAAAAAGTCTGATGGGGCTTTGAGTAATCTCTCTTGGCGCCAAACATGGATTAAGCAAAAGGTTTTTTTTCTAGAGTTTGAGGCTATTAAAGAATGGAGCGGGGAGGAATTTCTCTGCTTTTTGAAAGAGCATTTTAAAAAGCTCAAAAAGCTTGTCGTGGGCTATGATTTTTGTTTTGGCAGGGCGCGGCAGTATACCAGCAGGGATTTATGCCATTTGTTTGATGGGGATGTGGTGATTGTGCCTGAGGTTATAGAGAAGGGCATTCCTGTGCACACACAAAAGATTAAAGAATTACTGCTCTTAGGCGAGCTGTCTTTGGCAAATCTTTTGCTAGGTAGAGACTATCAGATTCAGGGTGCTGTGATTAAGGGGCAGGGCCTTGGCAGAAAGAGCCTTTATCCCACCTTCAATCTCAGGGTCCAAAATTATGTCATCCCCAAAGATGGGGTTTATGCAGGATATGTGCAGGATGGAGAGGATAGGATTGCTTGTGCTATCTTTGTGGGAGTGCGCAGTACAGATGGGGCCTTTAGCATAGAGGTGCATTTATTAGAGAAGTTTAGAGAGTTTGGGCATATGACCTTGCAATTTAGGGAGCGTATCCGCGATAATCTTAGCTTTGCAAATTTAAAAGATCTCAAAAAACAAATCACCCAAGATTTGCAAAACATCAAAAATATACTAAAATTGGATTCTTAA
- the tkt gene encoding transketolase: MLEKQDLVMLEKMSNTLKFLCADMVQQANSGHPGVAMGLSDVMSVLGMHLKINPKNPTWINRDRIVFSGGHASALIYALLHLWGFDVSLQDLKAFRQKNSKTPGHPEFGHTEGVEMTTGPLGQGVANAVGFALGAKYAQKHFGSAIDHKVYCICGDGDLQEGISYEASSIAGHHKLNNLILLYDSNHITIEGDTSIAISEDISLRFVSQGWEVLECDGHDFMAIDAVLKRAREGEDAQGQKKPTLIIMHTKIGKGAVGLEGSHKTHGAPLGADVIKASKEALGFDGTQSFFIPEDVLLRFRNVAEMGASANKIWQDQNQDAQKHIQAFVQRDFSKIIYPRFEKGEKIATRVSNGKILNAISEAVAGFIGGSADLSPSNNTNLNHSPSFPDGKNLHFGIREHAMGGISNGLANYGLYLPFCATFFVFSDYLSPSIRIASIMRSKVFYIFTHDSIGVGEDGATHQPIEQLSHFRAMPNLIVYRPADANENISCWKHALHYQGPCMFVLSRQNLEVCTPQNSDISQGAYVLKQTKNARITLLASGSEVSLALRSAQALESEGITTGVVSVPSLDLFLAQDKARQRDILGDGRVLAIEAARSYEWYALAEDVVMMEGFGASAKGEELFESFGFCVANILKRAKALL; the protein is encoded by the coding sequence ATGCTAGAAAAACAAGATTTGGTGATGCTAGAAAAAATGTCTAATACATTGAAATTTTTATGTGCAGATATGGTGCAGCAGGCAAACAGCGGGCATCCTGGCGTTGCCATGGGGTTGTCTGATGTAATGAGCGTACTAGGGATGCACTTAAAGATAAATCCCAAAAATCCCACCTGGATCAATCGCGATCGGATTGTCTTTAGTGGTGGACATGCATCTGCGCTTATTTATGCACTGCTGCATTTGTGGGGATTTGATGTAAGCTTGCAGGATCTCAAAGCCTTTCGTCAAAAAAATTCTAAAACTCCTGGGCATCCAGAATTTGGACACACAGAGGGTGTAGAAATGACCACAGGTCCCTTAGGTCAGGGTGTGGCCAATGCAGTGGGATTTGCACTTGGAGCAAAGTATGCGCAAAAGCACTTTGGAAGTGCCATCGATCATAAAGTTTATTGTATTTGTGGGGATGGGGATTTGCAAGAGGGCATTAGCTATGAGGCAAGCTCTATTGCAGGACATCATAAGCTTAATAATCTTATTTTGCTCTATGATAGCAATCACATCACTATTGAGGGGGATACAAGCATTGCTATTAGCGAGGATATTTCTCTGCGATTTGTATCTCAGGGATGGGAAGTCTTGGAATGTGATGGACATGATTTCATGGCTATTGATGCGGTGCTTAAACGTGCAAGAGAGGGGGAAGATGCACAGGGGCAAAAGAAACCAACGTTGATTATTATGCATACCAAGATTGGTAAAGGTGCAGTGGGGTTAGAGGGCAGTCACAAAACCCATGGCGCACCCCTGGGAGCAGATGTAATCAAAGCCAGTAAAGAGGCCCTAGGATTTGATGGCACACAAAGCTTCTTCATCCCTGAAGATGTGCTGCTGCGTTTTAGAAATGTCGCAGAGATGGGAGCTAGTGCCAATAAGATCTGGCAGGATCAAAATCAAGATGCACAAAAACACATCCAAGCCTTTGTGCAAAGGGATTTTTCAAAAATTATTTATCCCAGATTTGAAAAAGGTGAGAAAATCGCCACTAGAGTGAGCAATGGCAAGATTCTCAATGCTATCAGTGAGGCAGTGGCAGGATTTATCGGAGGGAGTGCGGATCTCTCTCCATCCAATAACACTAATCTAAACCACAGTCCCTCTTTCCCCGATGGGAAAAATCTGCATTTTGGCATCCGTGAGCATGCCATGGGAGGGATTAGTAATGGTCTGGCAAATTATGGATTATATCTGCCTTTTTGTGCGACATTTTTTGTCTTTAGTGACTATCTCTCTCCCAGCATTCGCATCGCAAGCATCATGCGCTCAAAAGTCTTTTATATTTTTACTCATGATAGCATTGGGGTTGGTGAAGATGGAGCCACGCATCAACCCATCGAGCAATTAAGCCATTTTCGAGCGATGCCAAATCTCATTGTCTACCGCCCTGCAGATGCCAATGAAAACATCTCTTGTTGGAAGCATGCGCTGCATTATCAGGGTCCTTGCATGTTTGTACTTTCGCGCCAAAATCTTGAAGTTTGCACGCCCCAAAATAGTGATATATCCCAAGGTGCATATGTGCTAAAGCAGACTAAAAATGCCAGAATCACTTTGCTTGCCAGTGGTAGTGAAGTCTCTTTGGCGCTTAGAAGTGCGCAGGCTTTAGAGAGCGAGGGAATTACTACGGGGGTGGTGAGTGTGCCAAGCCTTGATCTCTTTCTTGCCCAAGACAAAGCAAGGCAGAGGGATATCCTTGGTGATGGTAGAGTGTTAGCTATTGAAGCAGCGCGCAGTTATGAATGGTATGCCTTGGCAGAGGATGTGGTGATGATGGAGGGTTTTGGCGCCTCTGCAAAGGGTGAGGAATTGTTTGAGAGTTTTGGATTTTGTGTGGCAAACATCCTCAAAAGAGCAAAGGCATTGCTTTGA